One genomic region from Capra hircus breed San Clemente chromosome 18, ASM170441v1, whole genome shotgun sequence encodes:
- the CCL22 gene encoding C-C motif chemokine 22 translates to MASLQTPLLAALILLAMTLQATEAGPYGANVEDSVCCRDYIRYPLPLRLVKYYYWTSNSCRRPGVVLLTMKDREICADPKQHWVKKILQKLSQ, encoded by the exons ATGGCCAGCCTGCAGACCCCTCTCCTGGCTGCTCTCATCCTCCTGGCTATGACACTTCAAGCAACAGAGGCAG GCCCCTACGGTGCCAACGTGGAGGACAGCGTCTGTTGCCGGGACTACATCCGTTACCCTCTGCCCCTGCGTTTGGTGAAATATTACTACTGGACTTCAAATTCCTgccggaggcctggcgtggt CTTGCTGACCATGAAGGACCGAGAGATCTGTGCTGACCCCAAACAGCACTGGGTGAAGAAGATTCTCCAGAAGCTGAGCCAATGA